Part of the Pseudomonas baltica genome is shown below.
CGCGGCATGCGCGGCCTGGGCTCAAGGTGCTGTTCATTACCGGGTATGCGGAGCAGGCGGTGATCGGCGATGGCAGCCTGGATGCCGACATGCATATCATGACCAAGCCGTTTTCGGTGGAAGGGCTGGCGGTACGGATCAAAGGGCTCATCGAACAAAACTGATGTTTCATAGGGAATTGGATATGCCGCACGTTTCGACGCTGTTGATGTTCGCGCTGGTTGCCTTGGGGATGGTGCTGACACCGGGGCCGAACATGATCTGGATCGGGTCTCGCCTTATGGACCTGAAGGATGTTCTGATGCGCCGACAAACAGTCACTTCTACCTAAAGGATTAGCCAATGAATACGCGTATCGAAATGGCGGTCCCCCCTGGGGACGTCGAGCGTTCGGCGATCCTCAAGCCGCTGCGGGCGTTCAATCATTCCCACTTGGGTGATCCCAACGCGCAGACTATCGCCTTGCTGGTGCGAGACGAACTCACCGACGAAATCATTGGCGGGCTGTATGGCGACATCTTTCATGGCTGGTTGTTTATCGAGTTGCTCGCCATACCGGAGCAAGCGCGAGGGCAGGGTACGGGCTCACGCTTGATGAACATGGCCGAGGAGGTTGCGCGCGACCGGGGCTGCGTCGGCATTTGGCTCGATACCTTCGATTTCCAGGCGCCGGCTTTTTATGAGAAGCATGGGTTTACTCAGTTCGGGCATCTCGACAGTTTCCCGGCGGAGCACAAGCGCTTCTTTTATCAGAAGCGATTAAGCTGATCCAATCGTCACGTCGGCCAGGTCCGTCGAGGTCCTTGACCGATCCATCTGCTGCATTATTTGGTGGTAGCGCTATTTAGAGCCACTTTCGCGACAGGGCCGGCCGTTACAGCGACTTGGCCGCTGCATTTCATTGAAGCCGAGCTTGGCCCGGTGCGCCGCTCATGGTAATAAGCCTTACCTCCAAAAGAGAGGCCGGTCATGAGCAAGCTGCAGGTAGGTATTATTTTTGGTGGCCGTTCGGCCGAGCACGAAGTTTCGTTGCAGTCCGCCCGCAACATCGTTGATGCCCTCGACCGTTCACGTTTCGAGCCAGTGCTGATCGGCATCGACAAGACCGGCCAGTGGCATCTCAACGACAGTTCGGACTTCCTCATCAACCAGGAAAACCCGGCGCTGATTGCGCTCAACCAATCCAATCGCGAGTTGGCGATCGTGCCCGGCAAAGCCAGCCAGCAATTGCTGGAGACCGGCAGCGAAGCCTTGCTCGGCCATGTCGATGTGATCTTCCCCATCGTCCATGGGAGCCTGGGCGAAGACGGTTGCCTGCAGGGTTTGTTGCGCATGGCGGACTTGCCGTTCGTGGGATCCGACGTGCTGGGTTCGGCAGTGTGCATGGACAAGGACATCAGCAAGCGCTTGCTGCGCGACGCCGGGATTGCCGTGGTGCCGTTCATTACCTTGAGCCGCGCCAATGCCGCGCGCATGCCCTTCGAGCTGGCGCAACAGAAGCTTGGGCTGCCGTTGTTCGTGAAGCCTGCGAATCAGGGTTCTTCCGTCGGTGTGAGCAAGGTCGGCAATGCAGCGCAATATGATGCGGCGATTGAACTGGCCTTGAGCTTTGATGAAAAAGTACTGGTGGAGTCCGCCATGACCGGCCGGGAAATCGAATGCGCCGTACTTGGCAACGATCAGCCGATCGCCAGCGGTTGCGGTGAAATAGTGGTGCGCGACGGATTCTATTCCTACGACAGCAAATACATCGACGACCAGGCGGCCCAGGTCGTGGTGCCGGCGGATATCAGCGTCGATGTCAGCGAGCGTATTCGCGCCTTGGCGGTAGAGGCGTTTGAAACGCTGGGATGCGCCGGGCTGGCGCGGGTCGATGTGTTTCTCACCGAGGACGGCCAGGTGTTGATCAATGAGGTCAATTCGTTGCCCGGGTTTACCCGCATCAGCATGTATCCAAAGCTGTGGCAGGCGGCGGGGATGAGTTACAGCGAGTTGGTCAGCCGCTTGATCGAGTTGGCGCTGGAGCAGCACGCGCGGCGGAAGGCGTTGAAGATCAGTCGGTAGCAGCCTGCGACCTATTTCAACGCACGGTCGCGGATGGCTTGATGATTGATCACCACTTCATCGATCACTGCCCTGAACACCCTTTGCACCAGTTGCTCGCTCAATCCACAGTGTGCTGCTAATTCGCAATACCGTTGTGCCTGCGCGGCTTCGCGAGCAGGATCTACCGCAGCCAGGCTCTGCGCAGCCTTGATATGCCCGACTTTTTCAGTCGCGATGAACCTCAGCCCAAGAATCCTGATGAGCTCTTCATCCAGGTCGTCGATTTCCGCGCGCAGATGCTGTAAGTCGTGGTCGCTCATGCAGGTTGCCTCAAGTATTTTTTAGCTCGTCGTCAGTATCGGTTAGCAAGATTCATGCGCAGTGCAGAATCACTGCCACGCGACGTTCACGCGTCGGGATCAATCAACGGCGCGTCAAGCCCCGCCCATCCCTCGAATTGTCTGGAAACCACCAGCAAACGATTGCCCGTGCCAGGGGTAGACGCAACGCACCGACCGCGCTCATCCCAGAACGTACTGCGCCCAGCCGCGGCCCAGCCACCGGTCGGGCCGCCGTGATTGGCCATGAGCACCGCCATGGCGTGGCGTTCAGCGTAGGACTGCAATAACGCGCTGTCGTGTGGGTAGCCGGTTTCGCCGATCAGCACGCTCGCGGCATACAGCTGTGCTCCCCGTGCTGCGGCGCGCTGTGCATGTTGCGGTTGACTGAAGTCGGCACACACCGACAGGGCGATGGGCACCTCGTACAGCTGCAGCAAGTCGCCGCCGTTGCCAACACTGAAGTATTGATCCTCGCCCGGATGCAGGTGCTGCTTGGTGTAGATCCCCAGCGAACCATCCGCATGCAGCATGAACGCTGCAATCAGCGGTTTCTCGTGATCTGGCGAGCGCAACGGCAAGCCCACCACGGTGGTCATCGACGCCTGCCTGGCCAGTGCTCGCAAGGGTGCCAACAGCGCGCAGTGCGCGTCCTGGGCCAAGGCGTCAGCCAGGGTCGGCTCATAGCCAGTGAGGGACAACTCGGGAAATACCAGCAACCCGACGCCCAGTGCTTGTGCGCGGCGCATGAATTTTTGGTGCAGCGCCAGGTTGGCATCGATATCGCCGGCCCGAACGGCGCATTGGGCCGCGGCAAGAATGGGTATCGACATCGACATCTCCATGAGTGATCAGCATCCCGATCGATGCGTGCCCGGATATCAGCCTGCGACAACGCGGCGAAGGCTGAATGATACCGGGCTGTTCACTGCTACGACAATGCGCACGGCGCCCAGTATTGTCTATCGTCATGGTCGACGGCGTACTGGGCAATCGCTCACGGGATGAGCCCGCCCTGAGTGGCGCCTATCGGGGTTTCGACGCTGCAGGGGTGAAGGTCAGCATCATAGGCTCGGCGCGCACTAGCACGGGAAACCCAGGCGCAGGCCCGAACGTGTCGCTGCTGCCGGCCACGTACCAGACATGTTCGATCTCGGTGAGCAATGCCTGATGGTCGACCTTGGGTTGAAGAGTATCCAGCACGATGCGCGCAGCGCAACTGAGCAGCATTGCGTTGGGTGCTTTCTGATTGAATAAGGGCCGCCCTTTCAGTTGCACGCTTGTCACATCGCCCGCGAAACCAACCTTGTAGTGCAAATCCACGCTGCCATCCGTGCCAAAGAGCGTTTGCACCGATTCAGAGTTGCCCGGTTGCAAGCTGCCGATATTGGCGGCGCCGCAGGGCGATTGCGGTTTTACCGGTTGCGCGATGCCTTGCGCCAAGGCGGTGACGCTGATCCCCAAAGAGGCGGGCGCATCGAAACGGCAGGCGTAGTTGTATTCCACTTTGTCGGGCCAGCGCATGCCTTCTTCGTGGGTGTAACGCAGCGCATCGCGCAACAGCTGCTCGTTATCCATGGCGCCACAGCTGCGGGTAAGGATGAGGGTACGGGTGACCTTGATGTCCTCGTCCTGATGCCAACCTACTTGTACGGTCCAGGTCATGTCAGCGCTGTCTCCGTAAGTCTTGCGCAACGTAGCGAGCGCGCGCTTCGAACATTCGGTACAGAGCGTGTGCCACTCGTTGCGCGTCTGCGTGTAGACCTCGTAACTCTTGAACGGCACTTTCCAGTCACCGCTGGCGACCAGATAGAGGCCGATCGAGAGTAGCAGCGTTATCAGCAGGGCACGGGTTCTACGGGGCATAGGTGCGGGCTCGGACGAGGATGTTTTGCTATCGGCCCGATCCTGCAAGGCTTTAGTTTCAGCACCTCGGCACGCTTTAATTCAGGTCCGGCGCAATTGCTGCGCCCCAGGCCTCGATCGTCAAACCGAACTCGTCACCCCACCATCGACCCGCAAGTTCTGCCCGGTGATATAACCCGCGCCTGCGCCCGCCAGAAACGCAATCACGCTGGCAACTTCTTCAGCGGTGCCATAGCGTTCCATCGGCACGCTTTTGCGGCGTTCATCCGTGCCCGGCAAGCTGTCGATCCAGCCCGGCAGAACGTTGTTCATGCGCACGTTATGCTTGGCGTAGCTGTCGGCAAAAATCTTGGTGTAGGAGGCCAGGCCAGCGCGGAACACTGCCGAAGTGGGGAACAGGTCGCTGGGCTCGAATGCCCAGGCCGTGGAGATGTTGACGATCGACCCGCCCCCCTGTTGCTGCATGACGGGTGCGACCAGTCGGGTAGCCCGCACCACTGGCAGAAAATACACGTCCAGGCCGGTGTGCCAGTCCTCGTCAGGGATCTCCAGGATCGGCGCGCGCGGGCCGTGGCCGGCGCTGTTGACCAGTACGTCGATCCGGCCCCATTGCGCCATGACCTTGTCGACCAACGCCTGGAGATCATCGACGCGCTGGTTCGAGCCGGTCATGCCGATCCCGCCCAGTGCCTTGCCGAGCGCTTCGCCCTTGCCTGAAGACGACAGAATAGCTACACGGTAGCCGTCGGCGGCCAGCTGACGGGCGGCGGCAGCGCCCATGCCACTGCCACCGGCTGTGATAATCGCTACTTTGTGGTCTGTCATGAGGGTTGCCTCTGGAATGGGAGTTGCGTCTATTAGGCCCGAATTACTGTAAATTCACTCACCATGATTAATCAGGTATTGCGGTAGAAAAACTACAGGGTAGGGTCCTCAATGAGCCATCCGGAAGGGCGCCGCGCCGCCTTCGCGGTCCACAATCACCTGCTGGCGCTGGAGGCGACCGCGAGGCTGGGCAGCTTCCGTGCCGCGGCAGAGGAGCTCTGTGTGAGCCAAGGCGCAGTCGCGCAGCAGGTGCGCGCCATGGAGAGCAAGCTGGGCGTGCAACTCTTCACGCGTTTGCCTCGTGGTCTGTCGCCCACCCCGGCGGCTGAGCAATACATCAGCCGCGTGCGCCTGGCGTTGAGTATGGTCGAGGACGCCACCCGTGAACTGCTGGCAGCGCACGACGGCAGCGATGCCCATCAGTTGACGCTCAGCACCACCGGCACCTTTGCCAGCCGCTGGTTGATCCCGCGCTTGCCCGGTCTGGGCCTCAAGCACCCGCATATTGCCTTACGGATCGACGCGTCCGAGGTCATCCGCCCGCTCGCCGGTCGCGGCGGGGTCGATATGGCGATCCGCTGGGGCACGCCGCCTTTTGCCCAAGGCGAAGCGCGCTTTCTGCTGCCGGGGCGCGCCATCGCCGTCTGCTCCCCTGGCCTGAAAGGGCTGGAGGCCTGGCACACACCGCAGGACCTGGCGCGCGCTCCCCTGATCACCGACAGCCACGCCAACTGGAAGCGCTGGTTCGAGACCTATGGCCACCCCGGTATGCCGTTCGCCGGGCCGTCGTTTTCCCAGACCAGCCTGGCGCTGGACGCCGCCGAACAGGGGATGGGGATCGCCTTGGTGCCCGAGCTGTTTGTCGAGTCGGCCCTGAGCAGTGGCCGACTGGTGCGCGTGCTGGACGATCACTATCCGCTGGATACGCGCCACGGTTTCTACATGGTCACCGCCGAGCCCGTCGCCGCGGATACCGCGTTGGGCACGGTGGTGGAATGGCTGATGGCGGAGGCGGCTGCCCATCGCTGAATATATCCATATGCCATCTCGCTATTTAGCGCCGCCGCCCACGCCCTTTATAGTCGCCGCTCGTTTGACTCGGCAGCCGCGACCATGACCACACGCCTTTCCCGCTACCTCTCGCTGGACGATTTCGAACTCGCTGCGCGCAAGCACTTGCCCAAGCCGCTGTTCGCCTATGTGCAGGGCGGCGTTGAGGATAATCAGACGCTGCTGGCCAACCGCGCGGTGTTCAACGATTACTTCCTCAAGCCCAACGTGCTGGTCGACGTGTCCCAGCGGGACCTGACGACCGAGTTGTTTGGCCATCGCTACGCTGCTCCTGTCGGCATCGCGCCCATGGGCATCGCCGCGCTCACGGGCTATCGCGGCGACCTGTCGCTGGCGCAGGCGGCGGCCGAGGCCAATGTGCCTTTCATCATGAGCGGGTCCTCGCTGATTCGTCTGGAGGAGGTCGTCGAGGCCGCTCCCAACACCTGGTTCCAGGCCTACCTGCCGGGTGACGCCACGCAGATCGCGCCGCTGATCGAGCGTGTGCGCAAGGCCCGGGTGCAGACGCTGGTGATCACCGTCGACACCCCGGTCAAGGCCAACCGCGAAAACAACGTGCGCGCTGGCTTCTCCACGCCGCTGCGACCCAGCCTGGCGCTGGCCTGCCAAGGCGTGACCCACCCGCGCTGGCTGCTGGGGACCTTCTTGCGCACCCTGGCCCACCATGGCATGCCGTATTTCGAAAACAACTACGCCACCCGTGGCGCGCCGGTGATGTCGTCGAGCGTGATGCGCGACTTCACCGACCGCGGTCACCTGCACTGGGGCCATGTGCGTGACATTCGCCGGCAATGGCCAGGCGCGATGATCATCAAGGGCGTGCTGACGGCAGCTGACGCGGCGCGTTGCAAAGAGATCGGCATCGACGGCGTGATCGTCTCCAACCACGGTGGTCGGCAGCTCGACGGTACGGTACCGCCGCTGTATGTGCTGCCCGACATCATCGGCGCCAGCGACGGCATGACGGTGATGCTCGACAGCGGCATCCGGCGCGGCACCGACGTGCTCAAGGCGCTGGCCCTGGGTGCCAAGGCGGCGTTCATCGGCCGCCCTTTCAACTACGCCAGTGCGGTGGGCGGGCAGCCTGGGGTGGCCCACGCCCTGCGCTTGATCGTCGATGAAGTGAGTCGTGATCTGGGCCTGCTAGGCATCACCGAGCTGGCCGCGCTGGGGCCGCAGATGCTGGTGCGGCGCTAGGGCGTGGGCGCGGAGCATAGATACGGCAGGTTGCTTTCAGCGGATTCGATCAGACACCCGCCGTTGCGGCGGGTGTTGTACAGGAAGCTTAAACAGCTGCGCTCAGCGCCTGAATATCCCGATGCAGAATCTGATCGTTTTCCGAGTAATCCACCGGGCAATCGATCACATGCACCCCTGGCGTCTGCAGGCACTGCGTCACCAACGGCGCGAACGCCTCGGCGCTTTCAACCCGATGCCCGAACGCGCCGTAGCTCTGCGCATACTTGACGAAATCCGGGTTGCCATAGTCCAGGCCGAAGTCCTGGAAGCCCATCTGCTGCTGCTTCCAGCGGATCATGCCGTAGCCGTCATCGCGCAACACGATCACCACCAGGTTCATCTTCAGGCGTACCGCCGTTTCGAGTTCCTGACTGTTCATCATGAAACCGCCATCGCCACACACCGACACGATCGGCGTGTCCGGGTACACCAGGCGTGCCGCCATGGCGGAAGGCAGGCCGGCGCCCATGGTCGCCAGGGCGTTGTCGAGCAGCACGGTGTTAGGCATGTAGGCTTTGTAGTTGCGCGCGAACCACAGTTTGTAGACGCCGTTGTCCAGCGCGACGATGCCATCGGACGGCAGCACCGAGCGCAGATCCGCCACCAGCCGCTGCGGGTACACCGGGAAACGCCCGTCGTCGGCGCCCAGCGCGACATGGGCCTCGTTGGCTTCGCGGATGGTCAGCATGCGGCTGAAGTCCCAGGTGTCCTGAACCTCGATTTTTTCCTTGATTTCCCAGATGGCATTGGCGATGTCGCCGACCACTTCGATCTGCGGGAAGTACACCGGGTCAACTTCAGCGGAGCGGAAGCTGATGTGGACCACCTCGGTGCCGCCACGGACCATGAAAAACGGCGGCTTCTCGATCACGTCATGACCGATGTTGACGATCAGGTCGGCGGACTCCAACGCACGGTGGACAAAGTCACCCGCCGACAGCGCGGCGTTACCGAGGAAGCGTGGATGGCGCTCGTCGACCACGCCCTTGCCCATTTGCGTGGTGACGAAGGGGATACCGGTCTTCTCGATCAGTTGGCGCAGCACCCGCGCGGTCATCTTGCGGTTGGCGCCGGCACCGATCACCAGCACCGGGCTGCGTGCGGCTTGGAGCTTGGCCACGGCGGCCTCGATGGCCTTCTGTTCGGCCACCGGGCGACGGCTCAGGCTTGGGGCGATGGGTGTGCTGTCGGTGAATTCGGCGGCTATGTCTTCCGGCAGCTCCAGGTGCACTGACCCTGGCTTCTCTTCTTCAGCCAGGCGAATCGCTTCACGGATACGCGAAGGGATGTTGTCCGCGGAGGCCAACTGGTGGGTGTACTTGGTCAGCGGCGCCATCATCCCGCACACGTCGAGAATCTGGAAACGCCCTTGCTTGGACTTCTTGATTGGCTTCTGCCCGGTGATCATCATCATCGGCATGCCGCCGAGATACGCGTAAGCACCGGCGGTCACCAGGTTGGTCGCGCCAGGGCCGAGGGTCGACAGGCACACGCCGGTCTTGCCGGTCAGGCGCCCGTAAGTGGCGGCCATGAAGCCCGCGGGCTGTTCGTGGCGGGTGAGGATCAGCTTGATGGACGAGCGCGAGAGCGAGTCCAGCAGGTCGAGGTTTTCTTCACCTGGGATACCGAAAACGTATTCAACGCCTTCGTTTTCCAGACACTTGACGACTAACTCGGCAGCTTTGAGCATGGTGGGGCGAGCCTCTTGAGGAGGGAGCAGGGGGAAGGTCGCGGTAGGGTGGCGGCCTTGGGGTGTTGATTGTGGTGGTTGGACATCATATGACATTAAGGTTTCACGAGGGGGCGCCGGGCAGGGAATTTTTTGCCGTACTGTTCTGACTTTTACGTCAGGCGGCGTTTGACCGCTGATTCGGACGCGAGGAGCACGACGAGTTTTACCGGCCGCCGCCTGGGTGAGCCCTCTTTCGAGGGCTATTCGACGCGCTGGAGGCCTTCCATGGCTGTGCCATTCGCTGGACGATCATCGCAAAACGGCGTGTTAATGCGCTTGAGAACAGCGCGCTGATTTCGTAGTCATGGGCCGCTAAGATGTGATGCCAGGCCTCGATTGCCCGATATCAATCCAGATCCGCCGCGTCATGCCGTTCCGGCACCTGAGTCGCCTCATCCCCCCATGTCCGGTTCACGCGCGTACCGCGAATCACCGCCGGGCGCTGGGCAATGGCTTCTGCCCAGCGCTGCACATGGGTATAACTCTTGGCATCCAGAAATTCCGCAGCCGAATACAGATCGCCGCGCACCAGCTTGCCGTACCACG
Proteins encoded:
- a CDS encoding chorismate mutase — protein: MSDHDLQHLRAEIDDLDEELIRILGLRFIATEKVGHIKAAQSLAAVDPAREAAQAQRYCELAAHCGLSEQLVQRVFRAVIDEVVINHQAIRDRALK
- a CDS encoding alpha-hydroxy acid oxidase, producing the protein MTTRLSRYLSLDDFELAARKHLPKPLFAYVQGGVEDNQTLLANRAVFNDYFLKPNVLVDVSQRDLTTELFGHRYAAPVGIAPMGIAALTGYRGDLSLAQAAAEANVPFIMSGSSLIRLEEVVEAAPNTWFQAYLPGDATQIAPLIERVRKARVQTLVITVDTPVKANRENNVRAGFSTPLRPSLALACQGVTHPRWLLGTFLRTLAHHGMPYFENNYATRGAPVMSSSVMRDFTDRGHLHWGHVRDIRRQWPGAMIIKGVLTAADAARCKEIGIDGVIVSNHGGRQLDGTVPPLYVLPDIIGASDGMTVMLDSGIRRGTDVLKALALGAKAAFIGRPFNYASAVGGQPGVAHALRLIVDEVSRDLGLLGITELAALGPQMLVRR
- a CDS encoding LysR substrate-binding domain-containing protein; this encodes MSHPEGRRAAFAVHNHLLALEATARLGSFRAAAEELCVSQGAVAQQVRAMESKLGVQLFTRLPRGLSPTPAAEQYISRVRLALSMVEDATRELLAAHDGSDAHQLTLSTTGTFASRWLIPRLPGLGLKHPHIALRIDASEVIRPLAGRGGVDMAIRWGTPPFAQGEARFLLPGRAIAVCSPGLKGLEAWHTPQDLARAPLITDSHANWKRWFETYGHPGMPFAGPSFSQTSLALDAAEQGMGIALVPELFVESALSSGRLVRVLDDHYPLDTRHGFYMVTAEPVAADTALGTVVEWLMAEAAAHR
- a CDS encoding GNAT family N-acetyltransferase; this encodes MNTRIEMAVPPGDVERSAILKPLRAFNHSHLGDPNAQTIALLVRDELTDEIIGGLYGDIFHGWLFIELLAIPEQARGQGTGSRLMNMAEEVARDRGCVGIWLDTFDFQAPAFYEKHGFTQFGHLDSFPAEHKRFFYQKRLS
- a CDS encoding carbon-nitrogen hydrolase family protein, producing MPILAAAQCAVRAGDIDANLALHQKFMRRAQALGVGLLVFPELSLTGYEPTLADALAQDAHCALLAPLRALARQASMTTVVGLPLRSPDHEKPLIAAFMLHADGSLGIYTKQHLHPGEDQYFSVGNGGDLLQLYEVPIALSVCADFSQPQHAQRAAARGAQLYAASVLIGETGYPHDSALLQSYAERHAMAVLMANHGGPTGGWAAAGRSTFWDERGRCVASTPGTGNRLLVVSRQFEGWAGLDAPLIDPDA
- a CDS encoding acetolactate synthase large subunit; amino-acid sequence: MLKAAELVVKCLENEGVEYVFGIPGEENLDLLDSLSRSSIKLILTRHEQPAGFMAATYGRLTGKTGVCLSTLGPGATNLVTAGAYAYLGGMPMMMITGQKPIKKSKQGRFQILDVCGMMAPLTKYTHQLASADNIPSRIREAIRLAEEEKPGSVHLELPEDIAAEFTDSTPIAPSLSRRPVAEQKAIEAAVAKLQAARSPVLVIGAGANRKMTARVLRQLIEKTGIPFVTTQMGKGVVDERHPRFLGNAALSAGDFVHRALESADLIVNIGHDVIEKPPFFMVRGGTEVVHISFRSAEVDPVYFPQIEVVGDIANAIWEIKEKIEVQDTWDFSRMLTIREANEAHVALGADDGRFPVYPQRLVADLRSVLPSDGIVALDNGVYKLWFARNYKAYMPNTVLLDNALATMGAGLPSAMAARLVYPDTPIVSVCGDGGFMMNSQELETAVRLKMNLVVIVLRDDGYGMIRWKQQQMGFQDFGLDYGNPDFVKYAQSYGAFGHRVESAEAFAPLVTQCLQTPGVHVIDCPVDYSENDQILHRDIQALSAAV
- a CDS encoding SDR family oxidoreductase, which gives rise to MTDHKVAIITAGGSGMGAAAARQLAADGYRVAILSSSGKGEALGKALGGIGMTGSNQRVDDLQALVDKVMAQWGRIDVLVNSAGHGPRAPILEIPDEDWHTGLDVYFLPVVRATRLVAPVMQQQGGGSIVNISTAWAFEPSDLFPTSAVFRAGLASYTKIFADSYAKHNVRMNNVLPGWIDSLPGTDERRKSVPMERYGTAEEVASVIAFLAGAGAGYITGQNLRVDGGVTSSV
- the ddlA gene encoding D-alanine--D-alanine ligase; amino-acid sequence: MSKLQVGIIFGGRSAEHEVSLQSARNIVDALDRSRFEPVLIGIDKTGQWHLNDSSDFLINQENPALIALNQSNRELAIVPGKASQQLLETGSEALLGHVDVIFPIVHGSLGEDGCLQGLLRMADLPFVGSDVLGSAVCMDKDISKRLLRDAGIAVVPFITLSRANAARMPFELAQQKLGLPLFVKPANQGSSVGVSKVGNAAQYDAAIELALSFDEKVLVESAMTGREIECAVLGNDQPIASGCGEIVVRDGFYSYDSKYIDDQAAQVVVPADISVDVSERIRALAVEAFETLGCAGLARVDVFLTEDGQVLINEVNSLPGFTRISMYPKLWQAAGMSYSELVSRLIELALEQHARRKALKISR